The genomic DNA CCAGCCGCTCCCTCTCGGCTTGTTCTAGCATCTCGTTGACCTACAAACGCACATTCAGATCCTCAGAGATGCGACAAAGAGCGACATACTTTTGTCTGCTTAGTAATGGCGAGTACCTTGGCGTGGCAAAGGTTCTCAATCTTCTTGGTGACATTCGGTGTATCCACTGTGAACAGATCCTGGTAGTCACAAAGTACCACATCTTGGATGAAGAACTGACGCACTGTTTTCAGGGGGATCTTCTGCATGTTCATTTTCCGACCTTTCACCTTCAGCAACCCTATGTGCCTGCATAAACATTAGACAATTAAACATTTAATCTCTTTAGCTCTTAAACGTAGTGGGTGTGTGTCTTGGTACTTTTTGGTAGCCTCTCCAGGAGAGAGCGAGGTAGCTACAGAGCTGCCAGGCTGTGTCACGTAGAAGAGCTGCTGTTCATTTCTGGCCGGCGCAATCAGGCACTCGTGCTCGTGACCCCACACCACCAGGTCGAGAAATTCATCCAGGAACTGCTCAGGGATGTAGTTTGTGGGGCCGTGCTTACTCCTGGAAACAAAGCCAATGCGCATTAGAGACGAGTAGGGGTTGGGTATTGTTTACATATTATCCAATGAAATTGTGCCAAAGCTCAAAATGGAGGAAAAAAAGGAACGTacaaattgtattaatttattttattttttacataatatTTTGGCATCCCAGTTGAACAGAATAGTAATTTGAATACTTCAATCCTAATAGTATAAATGAAATAATGAAATACATtacatttaaatgaaaaatatatttttagagaTTAAATCCAAGTTATAAATCCACACAAATGGAATAGAATCCACAACAAAAtgcaaaatttgccaaaaaagatttttaagcattttaaactctaaaggggaactgcacttttttgtaatgttGCCTATActtcacaaccattatgaaaaacatgacgagggatgttatttttttttgcattctaaatattaattaaattcGAACAATGGAGaaacatttttggaaaaatgtcccaaatggggaaaattccaaataccgtatttttcagagtataagtcgcacctaccgaaaatgcataataaagaagcaaaaaaacatatataagtcgcactggagtataagtcgcattttttggggaaatgtatttgataaaacccaacaccaagaatagacatttgaaaggcaatttaaaataaataaagaatagtgaacaacaggctgaataagtgtacgttatatgacgcataaataaccaactgagaacgtgcctggtatgttaacgtaacatattatggtaagtgtcattcaaataactataacatatagaacatgctatacgtttaccaaacaatctgtcactcctaaacgctaaatcccatgaactcttatacgtctagtctcttacgtgaatgagctaaataatattatttgatattttacggtaatgtgttaataacttcacacataagtcgctcccccggccaaactattaaaaaaactgcgacttatagtccgaaaaatatggtaggttAATTTTaaactagcttatgttaccagtaGTGGTTTAGCATAACAAATATTCTGTACACGTCTTTTTTTCTTTACAATTACTACTTATATTGAATAAAAGTTGCTCCTTGGCCCGAGACAATAGTCTGGCATTCAGGGCTGTCAGACACTGCTTTCTCTTGCACACTTACACGGAGGGagcacatgcaaacacacacaaaagcagtGCCAGAGAAGTATCTAACAATTTTCAGTCATGTTTCTGATATGATAAACTATACATTCAATAATGGCTAACATTAGTAGATAAACTTTGCCAAATTGCTATCCTTTGCTGACAACCAACAAAGctaatgtgtgtacgtgtgttgtgTGGGGCATAGTTTATGTGCTAAAAGCTGAAAGAGGTTGTGATATAATGCTAACAACATTTTGGAAAGTGAGCGCTccctaggccagtgtttttcaaccttttttgagccaatgcacattttttgcgttgaaaaaatccggaggcacaccaccagcagacatcattaaaaaacgaaactcagttgacagtaaaaagtcgttggataTTACTTTAATCCATAACcatgcatgcatcactatagctcttgtctcaaagtaggtgtactgtcaccacctgtcacatcacgccctaacttattttgactttattgctgttttccagtgtgtagtgttttagttcttgtcttgcgctcctattttaagggctttttctctttttttggtattttcctgtagcagtttcatgttttcctttcagcgatatttcccgcatctactttgttttagcaatcaagaacatttttgtggtttttatccttctttgtggggacattgttgattgtcatgtcatgttcggatgtacattgtggacgtctttgccgtcgtccagcattctgcttttgtttactttgaagccagttcagttttagtttcgttctgcatagccttccctaagcttcaatgccttttcttaggggcactcaccttttgtttatttttggtttaagcattagaaacaattttacctgcatgctgcacTTAGGCTGTTTCcggcatctacaaagcaattagctacctgctgccacctactgatatggaagagtattacacggttactctgccgagctctagacagcaccgacactcaaccagAACACATAAtttacagactataattactggtttgcaaaaaatatttttaaccctaataggtgaaattagataatctcccacggcacaccagactgtatctcacggcacactagtgtgccgcggcacagtggttgaaaaacattgctcTAGGCAGCCATATAAAGGTTGCAAACAGTTCCTTATGAATGCTGCACAATTCATGTAGAAATGCTTTATTGATATTCTGGCGATGTTATACTACCgttcatttctgtttgttagtTAACCCAACATGCAACAGTCGTGTATATAAAGAGAAAAAGAAAGTTAGTATAACAACTGGCCGGTGTTGTCCTGTTGATGTTCAAAGTTCCGGTGTTCATGAATACACCTTGGTGTGTGTGTAATAGGTGggaaatgaggaagtgttgtgttgcTAGTGTGGCTACTAGCTATTGATAGAGTAACATGAGTGTGagaggccgtaagactcttgaacgcatcataataatcccctcaattccccccaaaaatggattaactcgctggaatataaagacaatataacatacatccataaacgtggatgcatatgcagaagtgcaatatatttatctgtacagtaatctatttatttctatctgcaccttattgaatTTTTATCctccactaccatgagctaatgcaacgaaatgtcgttcttatctgtactgtaaagttcagatTTGAATGACggtaaaaagtaagtctaagtctaagtttaagaaTATGGTGTTGCAACTAAGCACTGCTGCTGGCGTGTTAGGTTGGCAATAAAAATGCAAAAAGACTCTGGGTcgaatttttatcatttttttcccACTTATAGCCACTTAGTTTTTCAGTCGGATTACAACCATTAATGTCGGCAACAGTGCAATTGTGGTACCAAGTTTTGATACCTCTCCCCGTGCATGAGACACCTAGTTTGCTGTGTAAAGAAGAACTATGGGAAGTTGAGTTTACATCCATGCAAACCATCCACTATTCTAGCTAACATGACCACTTGCATccaaagaagatgaagaagaaaaaatactAATGTGGCTGCAGTTGCACAGCATCACAGAGAGCTGTTTCTAATATTTCCCCTTCTCATGTAATAACCATTGCTCCTAAATCTCTTGTGTTGGATCCCATCATCGTCTAAGGACAGTGGGTGTCACAATTGCAGAGCAACCTGCAAAAACGTCCGCGGAACCCTCTGTTTGTTTGACTAGCTCTAAATTGTATGTTATCACAAACATGTTCAACATCAAGGTTATAAAAAGACGATAAAGTGGACTAATTAAGTGAGGAAATCCCAAACCTGTTCTGGTGAATGGCAAACAGGTTAAACCACTCATCTTGGTCTTCCTTCGGACGGAGCATCGTCACTTGATTGTTGACAAACATCCTGTACAGGCGCTCATCTGGGATGGATCCTTTacagacacacatacattattgcatattgtgttctTTAAATCAggcaaaattactaaaaaaaataaataatgggaTGCCACtttaatattttttgtatattttttcacattttgtaaaacggctaaaaaaaaacatttatttaaggaTAAAATGTGTCTTATTCGTTATTGATAGCAACAGTTCAGCATTTTCTCTTTACATTGtgcctttttgctctatttttcccaTTGTTtctgtttaattgtatttattttgcatTTCGTAggacataactgtggtgcattcaaggacccgagattaaaaaacaaactgctagtcacactttggacaccgctgCTTTACACAGTCTCAATTAACCTCTGTGTACATACCAAGGCCATATAGGGCAAGCTTGCTGTTGCCTTTCTGCAAAAGTATAGGACTGATCTCAATCTTCTCCACGGAATTGGAGTGACCAAAGTGGTTCATCAGACCAGAGGCACTGAGCAGATCCAGTGCGCACAAACCTTCAGCCTTCAACAGGAGAACACAACATCAGACCAACAGTACATGCTGAACTTGTATGTGGAGCAAACGGACTCACCCCTGTTGGGTCGTCGTGGTTACCATGAATGCTGAACACAGGAATGGAGATGTTGAGGTTTTCATCTTGATAATTAACCCACGGGAACCTGAATAAACATATAAGACAGCATCAGTATAAGATGATGGAATGTTGTAAAATACACAAACCCGCATATGGACTTACTGGGTGGTGTTAAAGTTAACTGTCTGGTCACTCAGTATGTTGAATTGTATAGGCGAGTCTCCCATGCAGTATTTCCTGAGCGTGGTGATGCAGGAGTGGAGGCAGCGACGAGTCGGCTTATTGTCGTGAAACAAATCGCCACCAAGCAGGATGAAATCCACCTGAGAGTCAACAATTATCGTACTGAGTGGTGTCGTAGTAATGTGCCTCTTTCATGTAAGGTAACCAAAATAACAGTGGAACTTCGAAATGTACAATTCAATAcagtgggccccattcagcaaccgttcttaagaacacattttgttcttaggcccacttacaaagttaaggagatttttgtattcaccaatgttttcttagctgggatttgttcataggtaagaacaaaatctatgagtgctccagagcactcttagggtggcctgtttgtttttatgtgtgacaagttcccttacttctattgtctaatgttaaattaatatcatagatagatagatggataagttaaagttaaagttaaagtaccaatgattgtcacacacacactaggtgtggtgaaatttgtcctctgcatttgacccatccccttgatcatcccctgggaggtgaggggagcagtgggcagcagcgtagccgcgcccgggaatcatttttggtgatttaacccccagttccaacccttgatgctgagtgccaagcagggaggtaatgggtcccatttttatagtctttggtatgacccggccggtgtttgaactcacaacctaccgatctcagggcggacactctaaccactaggccactgagtgagtgagtgagtgagtgagtgagtgagtgagtgagtgagtgagtgagtgagtgagtgagtgagtgagtgagtgagtgagtgagtgagtgagtgagtgagtgagtgagtgagtgagtgagtgagtgagtgagtgagtgagtggatagatagatagatagatagatagatagatagatagatagatagatagatagatagatagatagatagatagatagatagatagatagatagatagatagatagatagatagatagatagatggatggatggatggatggatggatggatggatggatggatggatggatggatggatggatggatggatggatggatggatggatggatggatggatggatggatggatggatggatggatggatggatggatggatggatggatggatggatggatggatggatggatggatggatggatggatggatggatggatggatggatggatggatggatggatggatggatggatggatggatggatggatggatggatggatggatggatggatggatggatggatggatggatggatggatggatggatggatggatggatggatggatggatggatggatggatggatggatggatggatggatggatggatggatggatggatggatggatggatggatggatggatggatggatggatggatggatggatggatggatggatggatggatggatggatggatggatggatggatggatggatggatggatggatggatggatggatggatggatggatggatggatggatggatggatggatggatggatggatggatggatggatggatggatggatggatggatggatggatggatggatggatggatggatggatggatggatggatggatggatggatggatggatggatggatggatggatggatggatggatggatggatggatggatggatggatggatggatggatggatggatggatggatggatggatggatggatggatggatggatggatggatggatggatggatggatggatggatggatggatggatggatggatggatggatagatagatagatagatagatagatagatagatagatagatagatagatagatagatagatagatagatagatagatagatagatagatagatagatagatagatagatagatagatagatagatggatagagagCGATAGAGatatatagataaatagatagatagatagatagatagatagatagatagatagatagatagatagatagatagatagatagatagatagatagatagatagatagatagatagatagatagatagatagatagatagatagatagatagatagatagatagatagagatacagacagacagacatatagcaaaatgagcaatatatagacattgcgcgcacacacacactcactcactaacTCACTCACTCACCGGGGCGTTGATTTAGTGATTGATGACTCTTTAAAAGACCAACATGCCTCTCACACCCTGTTGCAACTCAACCAactcacacaatggcaatgcttttgctgctactgcaagatgccgcagatcgtgcgctggggagggagcgcatatttcacgaccatgtagacctatttgcccgaagtgacaaatatttattggaacgctttaggctacctcagcagtctcccctttcttaaacttacgttttgacattatgtattttccCGCGgcataatacgaatttctcttctgtaatccgtttgtgttttctccgtgtgttagatgttcggcttttccgccggaattgtgcccttataagggatttacctatgcaaattacggaattaagggtgtttacatatgcatattggggaaataagggcttgTTTATTTGCAAATTATGAGAGACACGcatgcgctaaccatttggcattcagcaacttaagaacagcaggtgggaacaatttggccgtttaagaacacatcatgaatttgaatggccTCCTCTTAGGAAAtaacttaggaagaaagataagaggaaaagttaggaacttattgctgaatggggcccattgtctTTAGTGTGTCAGCATTACAATGATTACAAGGCCCCTCTAATGCTTTGACCAAACATTGGTACTTATTTAATAGTTTtggacctaaaaaaaaaaaaccaaataaaCACAGTAGTGAGTTTAGGCTTGTTTTTGTAATAAGTTTCAGCACATTTCGGAACAACCACTTACAGCTCCAAAATGTAGGGAGGGCTATTAGCGGACCGCAGTTAATTTCTTACTGTCCCGCTGAGTATTGTCAACACAAAATTAAACATGGCCTCACATCAGAATAATTGCAAACTATTTAGAATACTTTGTcagctataacacaaagctgaatgATACATATTCAACTACATGGCATATTTTGACTAACGTTCCATTGATTTTAGAATGTAATTAATCTAAACCTACAAATATCGTCATCATGTTAAAAACGTACCTGTTCTCTgcatttgttaaaggcctactgaaacccactactaccgaccacgcagtctgatattttatatatcaatgatgaaatcttaacattataacacatgccaatacgaccgggttaacttataaagtgacattttaaatttgccgctaaacttccggttcgaaacgcctctgaggatgacgtatgcgcgtgacgtagaccggcgaacacgggtatgccttccacattgaagccaatacgaaaaagctctgttttcatttcataattccacagtattctggacatctgtgttcgtgaatctgttgcaatcatgttcattgcattatggagaaggaagctgagcaagcaaagaagaaagttgtcggtgcgaaaaggacgtatttttcgaacgtagtcagcaacaacagtacacagccggcgcttctttgtttacattcccgaaagatgcagtcaagatggaagaacgcggataacagagactctaaccaggaggacttttgacttcgatacacagacgcctgtagagaactgggacaacacagactcttaccaggattactttgatttggatgacaaagacgcagacgtgctactgtgagtatgcagctttggcttctaaacatttgatcgcttgaccgtatgtgcgcaacttttttttgcgtatgtacgtaactttttttaaatatataagctttatgaaccttgggttaggtgaacggtcttttgggctgagtgattgtgtgtgttgatcaggtgtttgaattgtattggcgtgttctatggagctaggagctagcagaggagctaggagctagcgtaacaaacacgcaggtgtttttatgcaggattaatttgtggcatattaaatataagcctggttgtgttgtggctaatagagtatatatatgtcttgtgtttatttactgttgtagtcattcccagctgaatatcaggtcacccccggctctcacagcatcttccctatctgaatagcttcaactccccactagtccttcacttgcactttactcatccacaaatctttcatcctcgctcaaattaatggggaaattgtcgctttctcggtccgaatctctctcacttcatgcggccatcattgtaaacaatagggaactttgcgtatatgttcaactgactacgtcacgctacttccggtaagggcaagccttttttttatcagataccaaaagttgcaatctttatcgtcgttgttctatactaaatcctttcagcaaaaatatggcaatatcgcgaaatgatcaagtatgacacatagaatagatctgctatccccgtttaaatttaaaaaaataatttcagtaggcctttaagccattttttgtgttatttaccTGATTTGTCTGGGCACATTTTAAGATCTCGTCATATGTGATGTAGGAGTCCCGGCCTCGGACGGCGTCTTTCTCGAGGTAACCAAGGTGGATATCAGTAGCAATCAGGATCTTAAAAGTGTCACCATCGTCCCTAGAAAAAGAAACCCTGGTTGAACTCATACAACCCATTGTTCACCAGCATACCTCCAATATAGTATATTTAATTATGAGATAgtatatttttaaaatacttACAATGTGCTCTCTGAGGACATGATTACAGAAAGGTCAAAAGGCCTAGCtggaaaatacaacaaaaacagaaCCGTTATCCTTTCGCTATAAATGTCTTACTCTAGTATAAATTGATGAATGACAAGCTTTAAAAAAGCACACAACAGCAAAATAAAGGTCGCAGCAGCACCATGTGTTATGTTTTCAGGTGGAAAGTCGTGGATTATATAGAATAGATAACACAGTTAACTAGTAACTACAGCATGTTGTGGCTTTGTAAATCCAGTACAGTTACTACTAGCAAACACAATTTGCTAGTAGTTACGCATTAGCTTTATGCAGAGTATTAAAACGGAGTTCGGCTTTCATTTACAGTATTTGCTTAACGTTCAGTTCAAAATGATTAAAAAGTAATCAAGCGTGTGTAAGAAAATTCACAATTTAACACCAACCTCTCTATCATGGACCACAAACATGCAGTAAAACTCCCGGCAAGTATTGCGAGTCCCGCCCTCCATCTCTTCCTGCCTAAACGTCGTACTCATGGGTATTGTAGTTTATAAATCCGAAAGTTGCCCTATTCAACTTCCTGTTGTGCTGGCCGAGTTGTAAGTCGTAAGAAATTTACAAAAATAcgcctttttaaaaaatagagcaTTTTGGATGGTTAAACTCACTTTCGAAAAATGTAttcctttatttatttgaattaggacaatgcatattcatcaacatagagcgaCAATGTAAAATATGCCGGAGTCAGCACAATAACTAATTtgttgtcctaaggcaggttaatagagtaaacattcaacaggtcatgatacaaaataatacataaatcacaaaacattacacattagaagcataccataagcacagaacatggacaaaaaaataaaacaaacaaaaaaacatgtgaatAATCTAATTGTGCGTGCATTTCAGATTAAAAATGGAGCGTTTAACATTACTAACGtgaaatccaagaattttttttttctaagtgtggttGTCGATTACTTAAGATTGTCAGATGATACTTTTGCGAacattattgtaaataatgtaaataattcaatgtatatattctgatgattaacttgtgtgatgactattatgctgatagtatatatttgtaccatgaattaacaaaagtgggacgctcgtggagaaccaatatggatttcaagcaaatatctcaacatcaatagcattaattaaaataacagaggaaattaccaatgcaatagatggtaaagaatgtgcggcagcagtattcatggacttaacaaaagcatttgacacaattaatcatgatattttaatacaaaaattagaacgatatggtatcagaggtttggtattgaactgggtaagaagctatttaaccaacaggaagcaatatgtgaagatgggtgaaaatatgtcaacacggctagatatatcctgtggtgtgccgcagggatcaatactgggaccaaaattgtttaatctttatataaacgacatttgtaaagttacaaaggacttaaagttagttttatttgcagatgatacaactgctttctgttcaggagagaacacacagaagataatacaaataataacagaagaaatgaacaaattaaaaagatggtttgacaaaaacagactatctttgaatctcagtaaaactaaaataatgctatttggtaatagtaggaaagagcatcatacgcaaatacaaatagacggagtagacatcgaaagggtaaaagaaaccagatttttgggagtattaatagatgataaaatgaactggaaatctcatatacaaaacatacaatataaggtggcaaaaaacatttcaataatgaataaaacaaaacacgtcctgggccaaaaatcacttcatattctctactgctcactagtgttaccatatctgagttattgtgcagaaatatggggaaataactacaaatgtgcgctgcatttgttaaccatgttacaaaaaagatcagttagaataatacataatgttggatatagagaacatacaaaccctttatttattaagtcaaaaatattaaagtttggtgatttggtaaaattgcaaacagctaaaatgatgtacaaagcaatctataacctgctaccaaagaatgtacaacatttcttctcaactaaagaggagaaatataaccttagaggaaaaaataatttaaaacatgtatatgcacgtacaacacttaacacttttagcataacagtatgtggaattaaattatggaatggattaagtaaagaagttaaaaattgtactgacatgatccagtttaagaggttgtttaaattaatagtgcttacaaagtacaaagaagaagaattatgagaaaaacttccaaccttattgaaaatattcttcatctcagtatgttaataatgactgaattaattaattacatattacaaactgttgtatatactaattcatagatgttattttattatataaaaaggtcagtaaatgattttatataattgtaaacgctttgaagtgggaaaggggtaggattaaataagctttgcttcttcctactccttttcgggcatgatgtaaatgaaatgatatgaaattgtgtgatgtattatgatgtaaatgtgttcatgttcgaaataaactaaaagagagaaaaga from Entelurus aequoreus isolate RoL-2023_Sb linkage group LG10, RoL_Eaeq_v1.1, whole genome shotgun sequence includes the following:
- the LOC133658287 gene encoding double-strand break repair protein MRE11-like isoform X1, translated to MSSTRVSFSRDDGDTFKILIATDIHLGYLEKDAVRGRDSYITYDEILKCAQTNQVDFILLGGDLFHDNKPTRRCLHSCITTLRKYCMGDSPIQFNILSDQTVNFNTTQFPWVNYQDENLNISIPVFSIHGNHDDPTGAEGLCALDLLSASGLMNHFGHSNSVEKIEISPILLQKGNSKLALYGLGSIPDERLYRMFVNNQVTMLRPKEDQDEWFNLFAIHQNRSKHGPTNYIPEQFLDEFLDLVVWGHEHECLIAPARNEQQLFYVTQPGSSVATSLSPGEATKKHIGLLKVKGRKMNMQKIPLKTVRQFFIQDVVLCDYQDLFTVDTPNVTKKIENLCHAKVNEMLEQAERERLGCPLTPEKPLIRLRVDYTGGFETFNTSRFSQKYVDRVANPKDIIHFLRCREKKEQVKDENYVDYSKAIKTSAVEGLRVEDLVKQYFEVAEQKVQLSLLTEQGMGKAIQEFVDKDEKDAIEELITYQLEKTQRYLQGRSVGTEQEIDAEIRQIRETKRNTAEEANEIKEAIDRAKAHRLERGGDDMDVNMSDELSDMDAEQEPTTARGRGGRGQGGRGRGRGAKASEPKSSGRGASRKSSVTTQSRGIMQAFQASSQRPSRNTSTISYAEDNITIDDSDDETPATKAPKARPSSSSSSSFLRHSSQSQSQKSKGIEFDDSDDEDDPFKGPSRRARR
- the LOC133658287 gene encoding double-strand break repair protein MRE11-like isoform X2, with protein sequence MSSESTLDDGDTFKILIATDIHLGYLEKDAVRGRDSYITYDEILKCAQTNQVDFILLGGDLFHDNKPTRRCLHSCITTLRKYCMGDSPIQFNILSDQTVNFNTTQFPWVNYQDENLNISIPVFSIHGNHDDPTGAEGLCALDLLSASGLMNHFGHSNSVEKIEISPILLQKGNSKLALYGLGSIPDERLYRMFVNNQVTMLRPKEDQDEWFNLFAIHQNRSKHGPTNYIPEQFLDEFLDLVVWGHEHECLIAPARNEQQLFYVTQPGSSVATSLSPGEATKKHIGLLKVKGRKMNMQKIPLKTVRQFFIQDVVLCDYQDLFTVDTPNVTKKIENLCHAKVNEMLEQAERERLGCPLTPEKPLIRLRVDYTGGFETFNTSRFSQKYVDRVANPKDIIHFLRCREKKEQVKDENYVDYSKAIKTSAVEGLRVEDLVKQYFEVAEQKVQLSLLTEQGMGKAIQEFVDKDEKDAIEELITYQLEKTQRYLQGRSVGTEQEIDAEIRQIRETKRNTAEEANEIKEAIDRAKAHRLERGGDDMDVNMSDELSDMDAEQEPTTARGRGGRGQGGRGRGRGAKASEPKSSGRGASRKSSVTTQSRGIMQAFQASSQRPSRNTSTISYAEDNITIDDSDDETPATKAPKARPSSSSSSSFLRHSSQSQSQKSKGIEFDDSDDEDDPFKGPSRRARR